A part of Paenibacillus sp. IHBB 10380 genomic DNA contains:
- a CDS encoding thioesterase II family protein, with product MNSYLRKVPTMNRIPLLCLPYAGGSAQVYKKWSKGIHPSISLIPVEMAGRGSRMSEKLYEDVREAAEDLLRQVREYTCEPYAIFGHSMGSLLAYELIHLIHAEGLPLPFAAFMSGRAAPHCVDADRTTFQLPDEAFIAEVQSLGGTPLELFQDKELRSLFVPILRADFKLVGTYEHKPPQAPLPLKLIVMNGIGDTSLCGDVAEWQLHTTEICDIVQFEGSHFFIHEQEHEVVSLINDTLLRMSADSRIMQKQ from the coding sequence ATGAACAGCTACCTACGAAAGGTGCCAACAATGAATCGTATTCCGTTGCTCTGTCTGCCCTATGCGGGAGGTTCTGCTCAAGTCTACAAAAAATGGTCTAAGGGAATACATCCCTCCATTTCGTTAATCCCTGTTGAAATGGCCGGGAGAGGGAGCAGGATGAGCGAGAAGCTCTACGAGGATGTACGTGAAGCGGCCGAAGACTTGCTTCGTCAAGTCCGCGAATATACGTGTGAGCCTTATGCTATATTCGGTCATAGTATGGGAAGTTTGCTTGCTTATGAGCTTATCCATCTTATCCACGCAGAAGGTCTTCCGCTTCCGTTTGCTGCTTTCATGTCTGGAAGGGCGGCACCGCATTGTGTAGATGCCGACCGAACGACATTTCAATTGCCCGATGAAGCATTCATAGCGGAAGTGCAGAGTCTAGGAGGAACGCCACTGGAACTATTTCAGGACAAAGAACTTCGGAGTTTATTTGTGCCGATATTGCGGGCAGATTTCAAGCTGGTGGGTACGTATGAACATAAGCCGCCGCAAGCGCCGCTTCCACTGAAGCTGATCGTCATGAACGGCATTGGGGATACAAGCTTATGCGGTGATGTTGCGGAATGGCAATTGCATACGACTGAGATCTGCGACATTGTACAATTCGAGGGAAGTCATTTCTTTATTCACGAACAAGAACATGAGGTTGTCTCTCTGATCAACGATACACTTCTGAGGATGTCGGCTGACAGTAGAATCATGCAAAAACAGTAG